A genomic region of Colletotrichum destructivum chromosome 5, complete sequence contains the following coding sequences:
- a CDS encoding Putative dolichyl-diphosphooligosaccharide--protein glycosyltransferase 48kDa subunit has protein sequence MRSLLSLCLLFLAATVHAVSVTGGRLLAILDDVAEKEGYSKFLGDLESRGFSITYQTPKSDSLQLFKLGERVYDHVLLFPSKSKGLGPNLTPNILLQFINAKGNILMSLSSTATVPTSIVSLLAELDIALPADRTGLVVDHFNYDTVSAAESHDVLAIPAPKSPRAGVKSFFHEDGQVIAFPNGLGHVLGAGQLLTPILRAPKTAYSYNPKEQAEVVDANDLFAAGEQLGLVSVFQARNSARFTLVGSAELLSDKWLDAKIKPAATGKEVTAWNREFAKRVAGWTFHETGVLRVNNIEHHLNEAANETNPEIYRIKNDVTYSISLSEYSWDKWTPFTVPNDDVLQLEFSMLSPFHRLPLELKSSTADASTYTTSFTLPDQHGIFNFKINYKRPLLTNLEEKNTVSVRHMAHDEWPRSYVISGAWPWLTGIFATVTGFVLFSAVWMYSAPTNAATAIKKTQ, from the exons ATGCGGtcccttctttctctttgcCTGCTCTTCCTGGCTGCCACCGTGCATGCCGTGAGCGTCACCGGCGGCCGGCTCCTGGCGATCCTGGACGATgttgccgagaaggagggctACTCCAAGTTCCTGGGAGATCTGGAAA GCCGGGGATTCAGCATCACATACCAGACGCCCAAGAGCGACTCTCTGCAGCTTTTCAAGCTCGGTGAGCGGGTGTACGACCACGTGTTGCTCTTCCCGTCCAAGAGCAAGG GCCTCGGTCCCAACCTGACCCCCAACATCCTCCTCCAGTTCATCAACGCCAAGGGTAACATCCTGATGTCCCTCTCTTCCACCGCCACCGTCCCAACATCCATCGTCAGCCTCTTGGCCGAACTCGACATCGCCCTCCCCGCCGACCGTAccggtctcgtcgtcgaccactTTAACTATGACACCGTTAGCGCCGCCGAGTCGCACGACGTCCTCGCTATCCCGGCCCCCAAGTCGccccgcgccggcgtcaagaGCTTCTTCCACGAGGATGGCCAGGTCATCGCCTTCCCCAATGGTCTCGGCCACGTTCTCGGTGCCGGCCAGCTGCTTACCCCGATTCTGCGCGCCCCCAAGACGGCCTACAGCTACAACCCCAAGGAGCaagccgaggtcgtcgatgccaACGACCTGTTTGCTGCCGGCGAGCAGCTCGGTCTTGTGTCCGTCTTCCAGGCCCGCAACAGCGCCCGCTTCACCCTTGTCGGGTCCGCCGAGTTGCTGAGCGACAAGTGGCTCGATGCAAAGATCAAGCCGGCGGCCACGGGCAAGGAGGTCACGGCGTGGAACCGCGAGTTCGCCAAGAGGGTTGCGGGCTGGACTTTCCACGAGACCGGCGTCCTGAGGGTCAACAACATCGAGCACCACCTCAACGAGGCTGCCAACGAAACGAACCCCGAGATCTACCGTATCAAGAACGATGTC ACCTACTCTATCTCCCTCTCCGAGTACTCCTGGGACAAGTGGACCCCCTTCACTGTTCCCAACGACGATGTCCTTCAGCTTGAGTTCAGCATGCTGTCTCCTTTCCACCGTCTCCCGCTCGAGCTCAAGTCCAGCACCGCCGATGCCTCCACTTACACGACCTCTTTCACCCTGCCCGACCAGCACGGCATCTTCAACTTCAAGATCAACTACAAGCGCCCTTTACTCACCAACCTAGAGGAAAAGAACACCGTCTCGGTCCGCCACATGGCCCATGACGAGTGGCCTCGCTCGTACGTCATCTCGGGCGCCTGGCCCTGGCTGACGGGTATCTTCGCTACCGTCACcggcttcgtcctcttctcggccgtGTGGATGTATAGCGCGCCCACAAACGCCGCGACTGCGATCAAGAAGACGCAGTAA
- a CDS encoding Putative NADH-ubiquinone oxidoreductase 9.5kDa subunit, translating to MSSAASPRFWAGPIRYCRWASREKPAYFWSVVLGALGPVQLALVPPIRNYLGDYNAPPIPVTYPVPSAPRKQLSGYDDE from the exons ATGTCTTCCGCCGCGTCTCCCCGATTCTGGGCCGGGCCCATTCGATACTGCCGCTGGGCGTCCCGCGAGAAGCCCGCCTACTTTTGgtccgtcgtcctcggcgccctcggccctGTCCAGCTGGCCCTCGTCCCTCCTATCAGAAACTACCTCGGCGACTACAACGCGCCGCCCATCCCCGTCACATACCCTG TTCCTTCGGCACCCAGGAAGCAGCTGTCGGGCTACGACGATGAATGA